One genomic segment of Actinomycetes bacterium includes these proteins:
- a CDS encoding glycoside hydrolase family 88 protein, giving the protein MAVRRLHAGLVVLAAAALVAPFAAPAASAAAVSATVDLPRHSQVLAATMRAADYYRGTYATTTLTPKNGWSWATYFQGVQALYRASGDSRYLSDGMAWGTSNAWGISTNVYEIDPNSIKAAETYYDLHAINSAASLTAADATMAADLTNLPVSRYDWIDALFMGLPDFPRWAVRTGNSAYLAKMDAFYTWARDSGGTSSRCSGRTVAQPGLYDASQGLWYRDCTFIGAKDANGKLVFWSRGNGWVIAAMANVLEALPANDPHRAMYSSMLQTMAAHLRPLQGSDGMWRSSLEDAALFPTPETSGTALITYALAYGIRAGILDAPTYLPVVAKAWQGLTSIALQPSGFVTDCQAAASGPGASYTGTAPRTAPTSTSSGTVNTDSQPFCVGAFLMAGSAVAGLTSSPSTGRPVTATAQQTGNEATHVDDGNVTTRWSAETFPQSVTIDLGSTYRLSNSMLVPYQDRAYRYRVQTSTDNKTWTTVVDRTTNTATGVRLDDFATTVSARYVRLTVTGVYGVSTDWVSIQEFAVYDRFAPRVDLARAHPTAGSMTASGHPATAATDGSSATWWSSASAPTTSAPQSLLVDLGASTPVDTVRVFSRAGCGPHHTNVLVSTTGSSYTTVASVDLPNTEGPGQVVFPTVNARWVRLSSTSSWCSTAVSVEELEVFRALGS; this is encoded by the coding sequence ATGGCTGTCCGACGCTTGCATGCAGGGCTCGTCGTGCTGGCCGCCGCGGCGCTCGTGGCCCCGTTCGCAGCACCCGCGGCCTCGGCGGCCGCCGTGTCGGCCACCGTCGACCTGCCCCGTCACTCCCAGGTCCTCGCGGCGACGATGCGGGCTGCCGACTACTACCGGGGGACGTACGCCACCACGACGCTGACGCCCAAGAACGGGTGGTCGTGGGCGACGTACTTCCAGGGCGTTCAGGCGCTCTACCGCGCGTCCGGCGACTCGCGCTACCTGTCCGACGGCATGGCCTGGGGTACGTCGAACGCGTGGGGCATCTCGACGAACGTCTACGAGATCGACCCGAACTCGATCAAGGCGGCCGAGACGTACTACGACCTGCACGCGATCAACTCGGCCGCCTCGCTGACGGCCGCCGACGCGACCATGGCCGCGGATCTCACGAACCTGCCGGTGTCGCGCTACGACTGGATCGACGCGTTGTTCATGGGGCTGCCGGACTTCCCGCGGTGGGCGGTCCGCACCGGCAACAGCGCCTACCTGGCCAAGATGGACGCCTTCTACACCTGGGCCCGTGACTCGGGCGGCACGAGCAGCCGCTGCAGCGGGCGCACCGTGGCGCAGCCGGGCCTGTACGACGCCTCGCAGGGCCTCTGGTACCGCGACTGCACGTTCATCGGGGCGAAGGACGCCAACGGCAAGCTCGTCTTCTGGTCGCGGGGCAACGGCTGGGTGATCGCCGCCATGGCGAACGTCCTCGAGGCGCTGCCCGCGAACGACCCGCATCGCGCCATGTACTCCTCGATGCTCCAGACGATGGCCGCCCACCTGCGCCCGCTGCAGGGCAGCGACGGCATGTGGCGCTCCAGCCTCGAGGACGCGGCGCTGTTCCCGACGCCGGAGACGAGTGGTACGGCGCTGATCACCTACGCGCTCGCGTACGGCATCAGGGCGGGCATCTTGGACGCGCCGACGTACCTGCCGGTCGTCGCGAAGGCGTGGCAGGGGCTGACCTCGATCGCCCTGCAGCCCAGCGGGTTCGTGACCGACTGCCAGGCCGCGGCCTCCGGACCGGGCGCGTCCTATACGGGCACCGCCCCGCGCACGGCGCCGACGTCGACCTCGTCGGGCACGGTCAACACCGACTCCCAGCCGTTCTGCGTCGGGGCGTTCCTGATGGCCGGCAGCGCGGTCGCCGGCCTGACGAGCAGCCCCTCGACCGGCCGCCCGGTCACCGCGACGGCCCAGCAGACCGGCAACGAGGCCACCCACGTCGACGACGGCAACGTCACGACGCGGTGGTCGGCGGAGACCTTCCCGCAGTCGGTGACGATCGACCTCGGGTCGACGTACCGCCTGAGCAACTCGATGCTCGTCCCCTATCAGGACCGGGCCTATCGCTACCGCGTGCAGACGTCCACGGACAACAAGACGTGGACCACCGTCGTCGACCGGACGACGAACACCGCGACGGGGGTCCGCCTCGACGACTTCGCCACGACGGTGAGCGCGCGCTACGTCCGGCTGACCGTGACCGGGGTCTACGGGGTGAGCACCGACTGGGTGAGCATCCAGGAGTTCGCGGTGTACGACCGGTTCGCACCGCGCGTCGACCTCGCTCGGGCGCACCCGACGGCCGGCTCGATGACCGCGTCCGGCCACCCTGCGACGGCGGCGACCGACGGCAGCTCGGCGACGTGGTGGTCCTCGGCGAGCGCGCCGACGACCAGCGCCCCCCAGAGCCTGCTCGTCGACCTCGGGGCGAGCACCCCGGTCGACACCGTGCGGGTGTTCTCGCGGGCGGGCTGCGGGCCGCACCACACCAACGTCCTCGTGAGCACGACCGGCAGCTCCTACACGACCGTCGCCTCGGTCGACCTCCCCAACACCGAGGGCCCGGGCCAGGTGGTCTTCCCGACGGTCAACGCTCGCTGGGTGCGGTTGTCCTCGACGTCGTCGTGGTGCTCCACCGCCGTCTCGGTCGAGGAGCTCGAGGTGTTCCGAGCCCTGGGCAGCTGA
- a CDS encoding DivIVA domain-containing protein, giving the protein MPLTPADVAAKQFTVVRLTQGYKMDEVDAFLDEVEGELGRLLRDNEELRTAAARPGAVAAPAPAPEAPAPAPMAPPVAAPAGPPPTDAAVRMLELAQKTADEHVNLAKVEAQRILDEARGEQARLTADLEAQRSVLQAKVDELRAFEREYRTRLRSYLEGQLRELDSRGTAAPPIPPSVATQTAPAPSTPPSATPPSAPPPAPPAPPPSAPAPSTQAPSAPPASPPSAPQAQPPSAPPVQAPSAPPVQAPSAPPAQPGVQVAPPAQPVPQPRPFAPAPAPAPVPDAPSGPPAQAD; this is encoded by the coding sequence ATGCCTCTCACTCCTGCGGACGTCGCCGCCAAGCAGTTCACGGTCGTCCGGCTCACCCAGGGCTACAAGATGGACGAGGTCGACGCCTTCCTCGACGAGGTCGAGGGGGAGCTCGGCCGGCTCCTGCGGGACAACGAGGAGCTGCGCACGGCCGCGGCGCGTCCGGGCGCGGTGGCGGCCCCCGCCCCGGCCCCGGAGGCGCCCGCGCCGGCGCCCATGGCGCCCCCGGTCGCGGCTCCCGCCGGGCCGCCCCCGACCGACGCCGCCGTCCGCATGCTCGAGCTGGCCCAGAAGACCGCCGACGAGCACGTGAACCTGGCCAAGGTCGAGGCGCAGCGCATCCTCGACGAGGCCCGGGGGGAGCAGGCCCGGCTCACGGCGGACCTGGAGGCCCAGCGCAGCGTCCTGCAGGCCAAGGTGGACGAGCTGCGCGCCTTCGAGCGCGAGTACCGGACTCGCCTGCGCAGCTACCTCGAGGGCCAGCTGCGCGAGCTGGACTCGCGCGGCACGGCCGCCCCGCCCATCCCGCCGTCGGTCGCCACGCAGACCGCGCCGGCGCCCTCGACCCCGCCGTCGGCGACCCCACCCAGCGCGCCACCTCCCGCGCCCCCTGCCCCGCCGCCGTCCGCGCCGGCACCGTCCACCCAGGCCCCGTCGGCCCCCCCGGCTTCGCCGCCGTCGGCCCCCCAGGCTCAGCCGCCGTCCGCGCCGCCGGTTCAGGCGCCTTCCGCGCCGCCGGTCCAGGCGCCTTCCGCGCCCCCGGCCCAGCCCGGCGTCCAGGTCGCGCCGCCCGCGCAGCCGGTGCCCCAGCCCCGCCCGTTCGCGCCCGCTCCCGCGCCGGCCCCGGTCCCGGACGCCCCGTCCGGACCGCCGGCCCAGGCCGACTGA
- a CDS encoding YggT family protein: MRLLGEIISYVGWIFFLFLLFRFVMDWVFMFARDYTPRGIMLIVVEVTYTVTDPAVKFVRRIVPPLRLGGVVLDLSMLILLLFVQIVVIGIIAGTLMSV, from the coding sequence GTGAGGCTGCTCGGCGAGATCATCAGCTACGTCGGCTGGATCTTCTTCCTCTTCCTGCTCTTCCGCTTCGTCATGGACTGGGTGTTCATGTTCGCGCGGGACTACACCCCCCGCGGGATCATGCTCATCGTTGTCGAGGTGACGTACACGGTCACCGATCCGGCCGTGAAGTTCGTGCGGCGCATCGTCCCGCCGCTGCGCCTCGGGGGGGTCGTGCTCGACCTCTCGATGCTGATCCTGCTGCTGTTCGTGCAGATCGTGGTGATCGGGATCATCGCGGGAACCCTCATGAGTGTGTGA
- the sepF gene encoding cell division protein SepF, which yields MAGAMRKMGVYLGLVEDEAADVYDDGYDEDVHEAHETRPTRTLTPVREDKPYVAARPAPAPASRAPRPEGRDVVDSYRITTLHPRNYNDARTVGEYYRDGTPVIMNLTDMDDTDAKRLVDFAAGLVFGLHGTIERVTAKVFLLSPANVTVTAEEKARLAEGGFFNQS from the coding sequence ATGGCCGGCGCGATGCGCAAGATGGGCGTGTACCTCGGACTCGTCGAGGACGAGGCCGCCGACGTCTACGACGACGGCTATGACGAGGACGTCCACGAGGCCCACGAGACCCGTCCCACCCGCACCCTGACTCCCGTGCGCGAGGACAAGCCCTACGTCGCTGCGCGGCCGGCGCCCGCCCCCGCCTCGCGCGCCCCGCGCCCGGAGGGGCGCGACGTCGTCGACTCCTACCGCATCACGACGCTGCACCCGCGCAACTACAACGACGCCCGTACGGTCGGGGAGTACTACCGCGACGGCACGCCGGTGATCATGAACCTCACCGACATGGACGACACCGACGCCAAGCGGCTGGTCGACTTCGCGGCGGGCCTGGTGTTCGGCCTGCACGGGACCATCGAGCGGGTCACGGCCAAGGTGTTCCTGCTGTCCCCGGCCAACGTCACCGTGACGGCCGAGGAGAAGGCGCGCCTCGCCGAGGGCGGTTTCTTCAACCAGTCGTGA
- a CDS encoding YggS family pyridoxal phosphate-dependent enzyme translates to MSEDARRDELAANLADVRERIARACADAGRDPAELTLVAITKTWPAEDVRRLAALGVRDVGENRDQEAAPKAAALADLDLTWHFVGQLQANKAASVARYAHVVQSVDRMRLVAALEHGAARAGRDLDVLVQVGLEDVEGRGGASAADVPALAAAVAGSERLRLRGVMAVAPLGADPAAAFARLAEVHEHLLRTHPAATWRSAGMSGDLEQAVRAGATHLRIGTALLGPRPALG, encoded by the coding sequence ATGAGCGAGGACGCCCGGCGGGACGAGCTCGCCGCCAACCTGGCCGACGTACGGGAGCGGATCGCCCGGGCCTGCGCCGATGCCGGACGTGACCCGGCGGAGCTGACCCTGGTCGCCATCACCAAGACCTGGCCGGCCGAGGACGTCCGCCGTCTCGCCGCGCTCGGTGTCCGCGACGTCGGCGAGAACCGCGACCAGGAGGCGGCCCCGAAGGCCGCCGCGCTGGCCGACCTCGACCTCACCTGGCACTTCGTCGGGCAGCTGCAGGCCAACAAGGCGGCGTCCGTGGCCCGCTACGCCCACGTCGTGCAGTCGGTCGACCGGATGCGCCTGGTGGCCGCGCTGGAGCACGGGGCGGCTCGCGCGGGGCGCGACCTCGACGTGCTCGTCCAGGTCGGGCTCGAGGACGTCGAGGGGCGCGGCGGGGCCTCGGCGGCCGACGTACCCGCCCTCGCCGCCGCCGTCGCCGGCAGCGAGCGGCTGCGGCTGCGCGGGGTGATGGCCGTCGCGCCGCTGGGGGCGGACCCGGCGGCGGCCTTCGCCCGGCTGGCCGAGGTGCACGAGCACCTGCTGCGGACTCATCCCGCCGCGACCTGGCGCTCGGCAGGGATGTCGGGCGACCTGGAGCAGGCGGTCCGGGCGGGTGCGACACACCTGCGGATCGGGACGGCGCTTCTCGGGCCCCGGCCCGCGCTCGGGTAG
- the pgeF gene encoding peptidoglycan editing factor PgeF encodes MSGYRFTDASDGNLAEHVGDDPRNVAANRAALLGSIDAAALAFMRQVHGRGVAVVREVPAAAPEVDALVTDRPGLALAVLVADCVPVLLADPAAGVVGVAHAGREGVRLGVVDAALDAMAGLGADPARVDVRLGPAICGGCYEVPADLRDAVDAAVPGSAATTRWGTPSLDLRAGLAAHLAGRVASVEVSPVCTLEDERYFSYRRDKDTGRFAGLVWRAP; translated from the coding sequence GTGAGCGGGTACCGGTTCACCGACGCCTCCGACGGCAACCTCGCCGAGCACGTCGGCGATGACCCGCGCAACGTCGCGGCCAACCGCGCCGCGCTGCTCGGCTCCATCGACGCCGCGGCGCTGGCCTTCATGCGCCAGGTGCACGGGCGCGGCGTCGCCGTCGTGCGCGAGGTGCCCGCCGCCGCCCCGGAGGTCGACGCGCTCGTCACCGACCGCCCGGGGCTGGCCCTCGCCGTCCTCGTCGCCGACTGCGTGCCGGTCCTGCTGGCCGACCCCGCCGCCGGGGTCGTGGGGGTGGCGCACGCCGGGCGGGAGGGCGTACGGCTCGGCGTCGTCGACGCGGCCCTGGACGCGATGGCCGGGCTCGGTGCAGACCCCGCGCGGGTCGACGTACGGCTCGGCCCGGCCATCTGCGGCGGCTGCTACGAGGTCCCCGCGGACCTGCGCGACGCGGTGGACGCCGCCGTCCCGGGCAGCGCCGCCACCACCCGGTGGGGGACGCCGTCGCTGGACCTGCGGGCCGGTCTCGCCGCGCACCTCGCCGGCCGGGTCGCGTCGGTCGAGGTCAGCCCGGTGTGCACGCTGGAGGACGAGCGGTACTTCTCCTATCGCCGCGACAAGGACACCGGCCGCTTCGCCGGCCTCGTGTGGCGGGCGCCATGA
- the ftsZ gene encoding cell division protein FtsZ, protein MAAPQNYIAVIKVVGIGGGGVNAVNRMIEVGLRGVEFIAVNTDAQALLMSDADVKLDVGRDLTRGLGAGADPEIGRRAAEDHADEIEEVLKGADMVFVTAGEGGGTGTGGAPVVARIARELGALTVGVVTRPFSFEGRRRQTQAESGIEDLRAEVDTLIVIPNDRLLSISDRNVSALDAFRSADQVLLSGVQGITDLITTAGLINLDFADVKSIMSGAGSALMGIGHARGEGRSAAAAEMAVSSPLLEASIEGARGVLLSISGGSDLGLFEIHEAAGLVQQAAHPEANIIFGAVIDDALGDEVRVTVIAAGFDGGEPKARTKPLRSDEDLPVPAPALSPAPATEPPASPAGEAGEETGQPERTVQLPSEPARVRRPIVFDDTAGAEDDLDVPDFLK, encoded by the coding sequence ATGGCAGCTCCGCAGAACTACATCGCGGTCATCAAGGTCGTCGGGATCGGCGGAGGCGGCGTCAACGCGGTGAACCGGATGATCGAGGTGGGCCTGCGCGGCGTGGAGTTCATCGCGGTGAACACCGACGCCCAGGCGCTGCTCATGAGCGACGCCGACGTCAAGCTCGACGTCGGCCGCGACCTGACCCGCGGTCTCGGGGCCGGGGCCGACCCCGAGATCGGCCGGCGCGCCGCCGAGGACCACGCCGATGAGATCGAGGAGGTCCTCAAGGGGGCCGACATGGTCTTCGTCACCGCCGGCGAGGGTGGCGGGACCGGCACCGGGGGCGCGCCGGTCGTCGCGCGCATCGCCCGAGAGCTGGGCGCCCTGACCGTCGGCGTCGTCACTCGACCCTTCTCCTTCGAGGGACGCCGCCGCCAGACCCAGGCCGAGTCCGGCATCGAGGACCTGCGGGCCGAGGTCGACACGCTCATCGTCATCCCCAACGACCGCCTGCTGTCGATCAGCGACCGCAACGTGAGCGCGCTCGACGCCTTCCGCTCCGCCGACCAGGTCCTGCTCTCGGGTGTGCAGGGCATCACCGACCTCATCACGACCGCGGGGCTGATCAACCTCGACTTCGCCGACGTGAAGTCGATCATGAGCGGCGCGGGCTCGGCGCTCATGGGCATCGGCCACGCCCGCGGCGAGGGCCGCTCCGCGGCCGCCGCCGAGATGGCCGTGTCCAGCCCGCTGCTCGAGGCCTCCATCGAGGGAGCGCGCGGCGTGCTGCTGTCGATCTCCGGCGGCTCCGACCTCGGCCTCTTCGAGATCCACGAGGCCGCCGGCCTGGTCCAGCAGGCGGCGCACCCCGAGGCGAACATCATCTTCGGTGCGGTCATCGACGACGCGTTGGGCGATGAGGTCCGGGTGACGGTCATCGCCGCGGGGTTCGACGGCGGGGAGCCGAAGGCGCGTACCAAGCCGCTGCGCTCCGACGAGGACCTGCCGGTCCCGGCGCCGGCGCTGTCGCCGGCCCCGGCCACCGAGCCGCCGGCCTCGCCCGCCGGGGAAGCGGGCGAGGAGACGGGGCAGCCGGAGCGCACCGTCCAGCTGCCGAGCGAGCCGGCCCGGGTGCGCCGCCCGATCGTCTTCGACGACACGGCCGGCGCCGAGGACGACCTGGACGTGCCCGACTTCCTCAAGTAG
- a CDS encoding FtsQ-type POTRA domain-containing protein — protein sequence MTATDVRPFVQRSSERARRERRRRRVRRSVIVLVLAVVLVAVWAVGWSRYFSVSSVEVVTGKRTSAAEVRQVARVPLGRPLLKVRLRAIAHRVAQLPTVADVDVRQSWPHTVRIVVTDRVPVAVVMRAGQPRLIDASGVDFANASPGAPYPHVGLDMTDATPQEVSAALSVAQTLPVPLLRTTTQIAVFDPTDMRLDLKSGATVFWGGPSDVALKARVLAALQRLHPSARTFDVSAPTAPTVTP from the coding sequence ATGACCGCGACCGACGTACGTCCCTTCGTGCAGCGCTCGAGCGAGCGAGCCCGGCGCGAGCGCCGCCGGCGACGGGTCCGGCGCAGCGTCATCGTGCTCGTGCTCGCCGTCGTGCTCGTCGCGGTGTGGGCCGTGGGCTGGTCGCGCTACTTCTCCGTCAGCTCCGTCGAGGTGGTCACCGGCAAGCGCACCAGCGCGGCCGAGGTCCGCCAGGTCGCGCGGGTCCCACTCGGGCGGCCGCTGCTGAAGGTGCGGCTGCGCGCGATCGCGCACCGGGTGGCGCAGCTGCCGACCGTCGCCGACGTCGACGTGCGCCAGTCCTGGCCGCACACCGTGCGCATCGTCGTCACCGACCGGGTGCCGGTCGCCGTCGTCATGCGCGCCGGTCAGCCGCGGCTCATCGACGCCTCGGGGGTCGACTTCGCGAACGCCTCGCCGGGGGCGCCCTATCCGCACGTCGGCCTGGACATGACCGACGCGACCCCGCAGGAGGTGAGCGCGGCACTGAGCGTGGCGCAGACCCTCCCCGTCCCGCTGCTGCGCACGACCACCCAGATCGCGGTGTTCGACCCCACCGACATGCGCCTGGACCTCAAGAGCGGCGCCACCGTGTTCTGGGGCGGTCCGAGCGACGTCGCGCTCAAGGCGCGGGTCCTTGCGGCGCTGCAGCGGCTGCACCCGAGTGCGAGGACCTTCGACGTCAGCGCGCCGACGGCACCGACCGTCACGCCGTGA
- the murC gene encoding UDP-N-acetylmuramate--L-alanine ligase codes for MSRHVHFVGIGGAGMSGIARIMLARGIEVSGSDAKEGREVSALRALGARVHVGHDATYVSGADAVVVSSAIRPDNPEVVEARRQGIAVLPRAEALAEVMRGRRGVAIAGTHGKTTTTSMMTVAAQHCGVDPSFAIGGNLAESGVNAHDGSGDLFIAEADESDGSFLALDPLVAVVTNVEPDHLDHYADSDAVDAAFEAFLLRVHSEGFVVLCADDPGALRLARFARGAGIDVRTYGESPDADLRLESLTLESPGPGSRCEVVHHGRRLGSLTLRLAGRHNAANAAAALSAGLGLGLPWPDLRDGLAGFTGTRRRFELKGSGRGVRVYDDYAHHPTEIRATLTAARQVAGEGRLVVAFQPHRYSRTAAFRQEFGQALALADDVTVLEVYPAGEDPVPGASGESVAAAVPLPPERVSFEPSWSAVAPRLAQRARPGDLVLTLGAGDVTMIGPEVVALLQAEG; via the coding sequence ATGAGCCGGCACGTCCACTTCGTCGGCATCGGCGGTGCCGGCATGTCCGGGATCGCGCGCATCATGCTCGCGCGCGGCATCGAGGTGTCGGGCAGTGACGCCAAGGAGGGCCGCGAGGTCAGCGCGCTGCGGGCGCTCGGGGCGCGGGTCCACGTCGGGCACGACGCGACGTACGTCTCCGGCGCCGACGCGGTCGTGGTGTCCTCCGCGATCCGCCCGGACAATCCCGAGGTCGTCGAGGCGCGGCGGCAGGGGATCGCGGTGCTGCCGCGGGCGGAGGCCCTGGCGGAGGTGATGCGCGGGCGTCGCGGCGTGGCGATCGCCGGCACGCACGGCAAGACGACGACGACGTCGATGATGACCGTGGCCGCCCAGCACTGCGGCGTGGACCCGTCCTTCGCCATCGGCGGCAACCTCGCCGAGTCCGGCGTCAACGCCCACGACGGCAGCGGCGACCTGTTCATCGCCGAGGCCGACGAGAGCGACGGCTCCTTCCTCGCCCTCGACCCGCTGGTCGCCGTCGTCACCAACGTCGAGCCCGACCACCTCGACCACTACGCCGACAGCGACGCCGTCGATGCCGCGTTCGAGGCGTTCCTGCTGCGGGTGCACTCCGAGGGGTTCGTCGTGCTCTGCGCGGACGACCCGGGCGCGCTGCGCTTGGCGCGCTTCGCCCGGGGCGCCGGGATCGACGTGCGCACCTACGGCGAGAGCCCCGACGCCGACCTGCGGCTGGAGAGCCTGACGCTGGAGAGTCCCGGACCGGGGTCGCGCTGCGAGGTCGTGCACCACGGTCGCCGCCTCGGCAGCCTCACCTTGCGCCTCGCCGGCCGGCACAACGCGGCCAACGCCGCCGCCGCCCTCTCGGCCGGCCTCGGGCTGGGGCTGCCGTGGCCGGACCTGCGCGACGGACTCGCCGGCTTCACCGGGACCCGCCGCCGCTTCGAGCTCAAGGGGTCCGGGCGCGGCGTACGTGTCTACGACGACTACGCCCACCACCCGACCGAGATCCGCGCGACGCTGACCGCGGCGCGCCAGGTGGCGGGGGAGGGGCGGCTGGTCGTGGCCTTCCAGCCGCACCGCTACTCGCGGACCGCCGCGTTCCGGCAGGAGTTCGGCCAGGCCCTGGCGCTCGCCGACGACGTCACGGTGCTCGAGGTCTACCCGGCGGGGGAGGACCCGGTGCCGGGGGCGTCGGGGGAGTCGGTGGCGGCTGCCGTGCCCCTGCCGCCGGAGCGGGTGAGCTTCGAGCCGTCGTGGTCGGCCGTGGCGCCGCGGCTGGCGCAGCGGGCGCGACCGGGGGACCTCGTGCTCACCCTCGGCGCCGGGGACGTGACCATGATCGGGCCCGAGGTCGTGGCCCTGCTGCAGGCGGAGGGCTGA
- the murG gene encoding undecaprenyldiphospho-muramoylpentapeptide beta-N-acetylglucosaminyltransferase, with protein sequence MEPLQHVVLAGGGTAGHISPALALADALRRRFPDVGITMLGTERGLETRLVPERGYDLALIPAVPVPRRPSPDLLRVPTRMRAAVRAAEGVLDRTHADALVGFGGYVAGPAYLAARARKVPYVVHEANVRAGLANRLGARFTPYVAVAVPGVLARGRYVGLPLRPAVAHLDRDAERAAARAGFGLDPDRPTLLVSGGSQGSRRLNEAVAGAARALADAGVQVLHATGPANTVRIDPRPDDPPYVVVPYLERMELGYAAADLMLARAGANTCAELAAVGLPAVYVPLPIGNGEQRLNARPVVDAGGGVLVDDAACTPDYVATDVVALLRDPQRLAAMGRAAAAFGRRDADEQLVDLVVEAAAR encoded by the coding sequence GTGGAACCGCTGCAGCACGTCGTGCTCGCCGGCGGGGGGACGGCAGGTCACATCTCGCCCGCCCTCGCGCTGGCCGACGCGCTGCGTCGCCGCTTCCCCGACGTCGGCATCACGATGCTCGGCACCGAGCGTGGGCTGGAGACCAGGCTGGTCCCCGAGCGCGGCTACGACCTGGCGCTCATCCCCGCCGTGCCCGTGCCCCGGCGCCCGAGCCCTGACCTGTTGCGTGTGCCCACCCGGATGCGGGCCGCGGTCCGCGCCGCGGAGGGCGTGCTCGACCGCACGCACGCGGACGCGCTCGTCGGCTTCGGTGGCTACGTCGCCGGGCCGGCGTACCTCGCGGCGCGTGCGCGCAAGGTGCCCTACGTCGTCCACGAGGCCAATGTCCGGGCGGGGCTCGCCAACCGCCTGGGCGCGCGCTTCACGCCGTACGTCGCCGTCGCGGTCCCCGGCGTGCTCGCCCGCGGCCGCTACGTCGGGCTCCCGCTGCGGCCGGCCGTCGCCCACCTCGACCGCGACGCCGAGCGCGCCGCCGCGCGCGCCGGGTTCGGGCTGGACCCGGACCGGCCGACCCTGCTCGTGAGCGGCGGGTCGCAGGGCTCGCGCCGGCTCAACGAGGCCGTCGCCGGCGCGGCTCGCGCCCTGGCGGACGCCGGTGTGCAGGTGCTGCACGCGACCGGCCCCGCGAACACGGTGCGCATCGACCCCCGCCCCGACGACCCGCCGTACGTCGTCGTGCCCTATCTCGAGCGCATGGAGCTCGGCTACGCCGCCGCCGACCTCATGCTGGCCCGCGCCGGCGCCAACACGTGCGCGGAGCTCGCCGCCGTCGGGCTGCCCGCGGTCTACGTGCCCCTGCCGATCGGCAACGGGGAGCAGCGGCTCAACGCGCGCCCGGTCGTCGACGCGGGCGGCGGGGTGCTCGTCGACGATGCCGCGTGCACCCCTGACTACGTCGCCACGGACGTGGTCGCCTTGCTGCGCGACCCGCAACGGCTCGCGGCGATGGGCCGCGCGGCCGCGGCGTTCGGCCGCCGCGACGCCGACGAGCAGCTGGTGGACCTGGTCGTCGAGGCGGCGGCGCGATGA